A genomic window from Antedon mediterranea chromosome 4, ecAntMedi1.1, whole genome shotgun sequence includes:
- the LOC140046153 gene encoding oxaloacetate tautomerase FAHD1, mitochondrial-like isoform X1: MSLPNFVELGKKIVCVGRNYADHAVELGNEVPTEPLLFLKPTTAYLQEGSLIKMPPGCTDLHHEVELGIVIGTKGSNIPEASAMNYVCGYVLGLDMTARNLHDAAKKNGHSWTLAKSFDTSCPISKFVEKDCVKDVDNVRLWLSVNGNMRQDGNTSDMIFKIPTLISYISRSMTLEPGDVILTGTPSGFGPVKSGDVIVAGLDQLLEMSFTVA; encoded by the exons ATGAGTCTGCCGAACTTTGTAGAATTGGGAAAGAAGATTGTGTGTGTTGGTAGAAATTATGC AGATCATGCCGTGGAATTGGGGAACGAAGTTCCAACAGAACCACTGTTATTTTTAAAGCCGACTACGGCATACTTACAAGAGGGAAGCTTAATTAAG ATGCCTCCTGGTTGTACAGACCTTCACCATGAAGTTGAGCTTGGAATTGTCATCGGAACCAAAGGTTCCAACATCCCAGAAGCATCAGCAATGAACTATGTTTGTGGGTATGTTCTGGGTCTTGACATGACTGCTAGAAACCTTCATGATGCTGCTAAGAAGAATGGTCATTCGTGGACGCTAGCAAAGTCATTTGACACGTCTTGTCCCATTAGTAAATTTGTCGAAAAAGATTGTGTAAAAGATGTTGATAATGTAAGATTATGGTTGTCCGTTAATGGAAATATGCGTCAAGACGGAAACACAAgcgatatgatttttaaaattccaacaCTTATTAGTTATATTAGTCGTTCGATGACCCTTGAACCTGGCGATGTTATATTAACTGGGACCCCCTCTGGATTTGGACCAGTAAAGTCTGGCGATGTCATTGTGGCTGGTCTAGACCAACTCCTGGAAATGTCTTTTACAGTCGCCTAA
- the LOC140046153 gene encoding oxaloacetate tautomerase FAHD1, mitochondrial-like isoform X2 yields MRKLLALVSRDHAVELGNEVPTEPLLFLKPTTAYLQEGSLIKMPPGCTDLHHEVELGIVIGTKGSNIPEASAMNYVCGYVLGLDMTARNLHDAAKKNGHSWTLAKSFDTSCPISKFVEKDCVKDVDNVRLWLSVNGNMRQDGNTSDMIFKIPTLISYISRSMTLEPGDVILTGTPSGFGPVKSGDVIVAGLDQLLEMSFTVA; encoded by the exons ATGCGTAAGTTATTAGCCTTAGTTAGCAG AGATCATGCCGTGGAATTGGGGAACGAAGTTCCAACAGAACCACTGTTATTTTTAAAGCCGACTACGGCATACTTACAAGAGGGAAGCTTAATTAAG ATGCCTCCTGGTTGTACAGACCTTCACCATGAAGTTGAGCTTGGAATTGTCATCGGAACCAAAGGTTCCAACATCCCAGAAGCATCAGCAATGAACTATGTTTGTGGGTATGTTCTGGGTCTTGACATGACTGCTAGAAACCTTCATGATGCTGCTAAGAAGAATGGTCATTCGTGGACGCTAGCAAAGTCATTTGACACGTCTTGTCCCATTAGTAAATTTGTCGAAAAAGATTGTGTAAAAGATGTTGATAATGTAAGATTATGGTTGTCCGTTAATGGAAATATGCGTCAAGACGGAAACACAAgcgatatgatttttaaaattccaacaCTTATTAGTTATATTAGTCGTTCGATGACCCTTGAACCTGGCGATGTTATATTAACTGGGACCCCCTCTGGATTTGGACCAGTAAAGTCTGGCGATGTCATTGTGGCTGGTCTAGACCAACTCCTGGAAATGTCTTTTACAGTCGCCTAA
- the LOC140047049 gene encoding oxaloacetate tautomerase FAHD1, mitochondrial-like yields the protein MSLSKFVELGKKIVCVGRNYAEHAVELGNKVPTEPLLFLKPTTAYLSEGNSIKMPPGCTDLHHEVELGIVIGTKGSNIPEASAMNYVGGYALGLDMTARNLQDAAKKKGHPWTLAKAFDTSCPISKFVEKDRVKDVDNVRLWLSVNGNMRQDGNTSDMIFKIPTLISYISRSMTLEPGDVILTGTPSGVGPVKSGDVIVAGLDQVMEISFTVA from the exons ATGAGTCTGTCGAAATTTGTAGAATTGGGAAAGAAGATTGTGTGTGTTGGTAGAAATTATGC aGAACATGCTGTGGAATTGGGGAACAAAGTTCCAACAGAGCCACTGTTGTTTTTAAAGCCGACTACAGCATATTTATCAGAGGGAAACTCAATTAAG ATGCCTCCTGGTTGTACAGATCTTCACCATGAAGTTGAGCTTGGAATTGTCATTGGAACCAAAGGTTCCAACATCCCAGAAGCATCAGCAATGAACTATGTTGGTGGGTATGCTCTGGGTCTTGACATGACCGCTAGAAACCTTCAAGATGCTGCTAAGAAGAAAGGTCACCCGTGGACACTAGCAAAGGCATTTGACACGTCTTGTCCCATTAGTAAATTTGTCGAAAAAGATCGTGTAAAAGATGTTGATAATGTAAGATTATGGTTGTCTGTTAACGGAAATATGCGTCAAGACGGAAACACAAgcgatatgatttttaaaattccaacaCTTATTAGTTATATTAGTCGCTCGATGACCCTTGAACCTGGCGATGTTATATTAACTGGGACCCCCTCTGGAGTTGGACCAGTAAAGTCTGGAGATGTCATTGTGGCTGGTCTAGACCAAGTCATGGAAATTTCTTTTACAGTCGCCTAA